One genomic window of Vibrio rhizosphaerae includes the following:
- a CDS encoding sensor histidine kinase, which produces MGHPSIKHDMQVKPMIFSEAGPLCAEQHRALDILRLMLITETQDDSLDLFVDFMSETFADTDVYLFAVHELGSLRLIRSRPVLTGPIREQFFPIFTQDEFCVIEQLEQSSFWAENYAPFFPTVSQALVVTVQIGSRHYTMFLTSPSEALCHQKNLETLHYIIDVVKIALTYITSTETMYNNRDVEQTEKFASLGKLAAGVAHEINNPLGFIMSNLGTLSAYMSQFKHVVSTLPDSQCTSVETLLDDSADIISETLEGLTRIQNVVSSLNVYNHVSSSNVGVVDLRDVISSSLGLILGELKLRAKVDYQTPERPMYVKGQSNKLQQAFIHLLMNAFQSITHAGGCISIQLGYETSVLMPRKRNVRLSIQDNGKGISKEHLQHIFEPFFTTKQVGSGAGLGLSVAKEIIEEHLGFISIESELGKGTLAVIRLPCVVSLP; this is translated from the coding sequence GTGGGACATCCGTCAATAAAGCACGATATGCAAGTCAAGCCGATGATTTTCTCTGAAGCCGGACCGTTGTGTGCAGAACAGCATCGCGCTCTGGACATTCTGCGGCTGATGCTGATCACCGAGACTCAGGACGATAGTCTCGACCTGTTTGTGGACTTCATGAGTGAAACATTTGCAGACACCGACGTTTACCTATTTGCTGTCCATGAATTGGGTTCTCTCCGCCTGATACGTTCTCGCCCGGTATTAACGGGGCCGATCCGGGAGCAATTCTTCCCGATATTCACTCAAGATGAGTTTTGTGTTATCGAGCAACTCGAACAATCCAGTTTTTGGGCGGAGAATTATGCGCCTTTTTTCCCCACCGTCAGTCAAGCTCTGGTCGTGACGGTCCAGATCGGTTCTCGTCACTATACGATGTTCCTGACTTCACCGTCTGAGGCGCTGTGTCATCAAAAAAATTTAGAGACACTACACTATATTATTGATGTGGTGAAGATTGCTCTGACCTACATAACATCGACCGAAACGATGTATAACAACCGGGATGTCGAGCAGACTGAAAAATTTGCCTCTTTAGGAAAACTGGCAGCTGGCGTTGCCCACGAAATTAATAATCCTTTGGGATTTATTATGAGTAATTTAGGAACGCTCAGCGCCTACATGAGCCAGTTTAAACACGTTGTTTCAACATTGCCTGATTCACAATGCACATCTGTAGAAACGCTGTTGGATGACAGTGCCGACATTATCTCAGAAACACTTGAAGGACTAACCCGAATTCAGAATGTTGTTTCGAGTCTGAATGTCTATAACCATGTATCCAGTTCAAACGTCGGAGTGGTTGATCTGCGGGATGTGATTAGTTCATCGCTGGGGCTGATTCTGGGTGAACTCAAACTACGGGCTAAGGTGGATTATCAGACACCGGAGCGACCCATGTATGTCAAAGGGCAATCTAATAAGCTGCAACAAGCGTTTATCCATCTGCTCATGAATGCTTTCCAATCGATTACACATGCTGGTGGCTGCATTTCTATCCAGTTGGGATATGAAACCAGTGTGCTCATGCCGAGAAAGCGTAACGTCCGTTTATCGATTCAAGACAATGGTAAGGGGATTTCCAAGGAACATTTGCAACATATTTTTGAACCGTTTTTTACCACCAAACAAGTGGGGAGTGGTGCCGGGTTAGGACTCTCTGTTGCCAAAGAAATTATCGAAGAACATTTGGGTTTCATTTCAATTGAGTCTGAATTGGGCAAAGGGACTCTGGCGGTGATTCGGTTGCCTTGTGTTGTGAGTCTGCCTTAA
- a CDS encoding efflux transporter outer membrane subunit: protein MQIKLLPLMVAAVLSGCSLAPDYQKPDVPSTQGWQGVDASQTASAELPDWRSFMPDERLQSLIELALANNKDLKTTLLNVASLRATYRIQDAERYPGLDASGSASRTRFSDANTGNGKSYTSQYKATVGVTSYELDLFGRVKNLSDQALETYLSQDEARRSTVIALISEVATAYMNLLTNQELLTLTTETVTAYQETLSLVQTRYDAGYSDALTLAQSKTALHSAQAKQAQYKLAVARGYNVLRQLVGAPIMQYIDGRLPEESGPMLSALQVGTPSELLLKRPDILAAEHTLKAANANIGAARAAFFPSIRLTANAGSASNSLSGLFNSDSGYWQFSPSISLPIFDWGSNQAALDVAKIKKQRSIIAYQKVIETAFKEVSDALLGQTYYMEEWQAQQNNLAANQAYYGLAKMRYEKGNDSYMDLLDAQRSLFSARESELSSHLNLLLSRVNLYKALGGGWRAADHQPSAQVSSVLKAIDQ from the coding sequence ATGCAAATTAAGTTATTGCCACTTATGGTTGCGGCTGTGTTAAGTGGGTGTAGCTTAGCACCGGATTATCAAAAGCCTGATGTGCCGTCAACGCAGGGATGGCAAGGGGTAGATGCCAGTCAGACGGCATCTGCCGAGCTGCCTGACTGGCGAAGCTTCATGCCGGATGAACGATTACAGTCGCTGATTGAGCTGGCACTGGCAAACAATAAGGACTTGAAAACGACATTGCTGAATGTTGCTTCCTTACGGGCAACGTACCGAATTCAGGATGCAGAACGCTATCCGGGGCTGGATGCCTCGGGCAGCGCTTCGAGAACGCGTTTTTCTGATGCCAATACGGGGAATGGGAAGTCATACACTTCCCAGTATAAGGCGACGGTGGGGGTGACGAGTTATGAGCTGGATCTGTTCGGCCGAGTCAAAAACCTGAGTGATCAAGCACTTGAAACTTATTTATCTCAGGATGAAGCCCGGCGGAGTACGGTGATTGCGTTGATCAGTGAAGTCGCCACTGCCTACATGAACCTTCTGACCAATCAAGAATTGTTGACGCTGACGACCGAGACGGTAACCGCCTATCAGGAGACCCTGTCGCTGGTGCAAACGCGCTATGATGCCGGATACAGTGATGCCTTGACGCTTGCACAAAGTAAGACGGCATTACATAGTGCACAGGCCAAGCAAGCGCAGTATAAACTGGCCGTTGCGAGGGGATACAATGTATTGCGCCAGCTGGTTGGTGCGCCGATCATGCAGTACATCGATGGACGTTTGCCTGAAGAAAGCGGGCCAATGCTGTCAGCACTCCAAGTGGGGACGCCATCCGAATTGCTACTCAAGCGCCCGGATATTCTCGCGGCAGAACATACACTGAAAGCAGCCAATGCGAATATCGGTGCGGCCCGTGCGGCGTTTTTCCCGAGTATTCGTTTAACCGCGAATGCCGGCAGTGCCAGTAACTCTCTGTCTGGCTTGTTTAACTCAGATTCAGGGTATTGGCAATTCTCGCCGTCAATTTCTTTACCTATCTTTGACTGGGGAAGTAATCAGGCAGCGTTGGATGTGGCGAAGATTAAGAAACAGCGTTCGATCATTGCTTATCAGAAAGTCATTGAAACCGCATTTAAAGAAGTTTCTGATGCTTTATTAGGGCAGACTTATTATATGGAAGAGTGGCAGGCTCAACAGAATAATCTGGCTGCAAACCAAGCGTATTATGGACTGGCGAAAATGCGCTATGAAAAAGGCAATGACAGTTATATGGATCTACTGGACGCGCAGCGGTCATTATTCAGTGCGCGGGAGAGTGAGCTGTCGTCGCATTTGAATTTACTGCTCAGCCGGGTCAATTTATATAAAGCGCTCGGTGGTGGCTGGCGTGCGGCTGATCATCAACCGTCTGCTCAGGTTTCATCAGTATTGAAGGCGATTGATCAATAA
- a CDS encoding sensor histidine kinase — MAKSRLLLSDLLDQLNFALCIIRNDYVIIKANEYFQSRAIYAGDTMQGQNILTLFPQSADYLKRKIDTALVIESSSFSSWEQKPHVLPFKSSRPVSGEEEQMFQNLEVIPIHNEDGTIEHVCLCVYDVTIQASQQAQLRKISQQLEIEHQEQKMLIKKLEEAQGQLIQSEKMASIGQLSAGIAHEINNPVGFITSNIQTLHDYFQRLSQVIDEMKNMIQGAGDSALAEHCETLLNQQQVNFILEDTSDLIQESLEGSSRVMSIVKNLKDFSHIDGSEWGYASLVHGIESTLKIIHNEIKYSITIEKDYQTDIPDVYCQPMQINQVLLNILLNASQAIDGEGTIYISVHQANEHYVEIRIRDTGTGIPPEIQDRIFDPFFTTKAVGSGTGLGLSVSYGIIKTHKGTIAVQSEIGVGSEFIIQLPINKVTATDEVVESATN; from the coding sequence ATGGCTAAAAGTAGGTTATTGCTGTCAGATCTGTTAGATCAGCTCAATTTTGCATTGTGTATTATTCGCAATGATTACGTGATTATAAAAGCGAATGAATACTTTCAGTCACGGGCAATCTACGCTGGTGACACAATGCAGGGACAGAATATTCTGACGCTTTTTCCTCAGTCCGCTGATTATTTGAAACGAAAGATTGATACCGCGTTAGTGATTGAGTCATCAAGTTTTTCATCATGGGAGCAAAAACCACACGTCTTACCCTTCAAAAGTTCTCGCCCGGTTTCCGGCGAAGAAGAACAAATGTTCCAAAATCTGGAAGTGATCCCTATCCACAATGAAGACGGTACGATTGAGCATGTCTGTCTTTGTGTTTATGACGTGACCATTCAAGCCAGCCAGCAAGCACAACTGCGCAAGATTTCACAACAACTCGAAATCGAGCATCAAGAACAAAAAATGTTGATTAAGAAACTGGAAGAGGCGCAAGGACAGTTGATCCAATCGGAAAAAATGGCGTCTATCGGCCAGTTATCCGCGGGGATCGCCCATGAAATTAATAATCCGGTCGGCTTTATCACATCGAATATTCAGACCTTGCATGATTACTTTCAACGTTTGAGTCAAGTCATTGATGAAATGAAAAATATGATTCAGGGAGCCGGGGATAGTGCATTAGCAGAACATTGTGAAACGCTGTTAAATCAGCAACAAGTGAACTTTATTTTGGAAGATACCTCTGATTTAATTCAGGAATCACTGGAAGGTTCATCCCGGGTGATGTCTATTGTGAAAAACCTGAAAGATTTTTCACATATTGATGGTTCGGAATGGGGATATGCCAGCCTTGTTCATGGGATAGAATCGACCCTAAAAATTATCCATAACGAGATTAAGTACAGTATTACGATTGAAAAAGATTACCAGACTGATATTCCAGACGTTTATTGTCAGCCTATGCAAATCAATCAGGTGTTGCTGAATATTTTACTCAATGCCAGTCAGGCGATTGATGGGGAAGGGACCATCTATATTTCCGTACATCAAGCCAATGAACACTATGTTGAAATTCGGATTCGTGATACGGGAACCGGTATTCCGCCTGAAATTCAGGATCGCATTTTTGATCCTTTCTTTACCACGAAAGCTGTTGGTTCCGGAACCGGATTAGGATTATCGGTATCGTATGGGATCATTAAAACGCATAAAGGAACAATCGCGGTCCAAAGTGAGATCGGTGTCGGCAGTGAATTTATTATTCAGCTTCCGATCAATAAAGTGACGGCAACCGATGAAGTTGTTGAATCGGCAACAAACTGA
- the thiD gene encoding bifunctional hydroxymethylpyrimidine kinase/phosphomethylpyrimidine kinase, which translates to MISSPLSSIPVVLTIAGSDSSGGAGIQADIKTISATGSYACSVITASTAQNTQGVFDVLPLPVSHVKQQLDAVFSDLNIVAVKIGMLANAEIVEVVANKLQAVHPDHLVIDPVLLSTSGRRLLSQDALKPLQEMLFPMADLITPNIPEAAVLLGYASENSGDESAGARPGMIADLKRLGLPAILLKGGHADDPHYSQDWLITDSATTMFSAPRIHELNTHGTGCTLSSAIASYLARGDSLSSAVAAAKTYISGAIRHANQLDVGQGKGPLHHFYRYAGDR; encoded by the coding sequence ATGATTTCGTCTCCCTTATCATCGATTCCGGTTGTGCTGACCATTGCAGGTAGTGATAGCAGTGGTGGTGCCGGGATTCAAGCCGATATCAAAACGATTTCCGCAACAGGCAGTTACGCCTGCTCGGTCATTACCGCATCCACCGCTCAAAATACTCAAGGGGTATTCGATGTATTACCGCTTCCCGTCAGTCATGTGAAACAACAACTGGATGCGGTATTTTCAGATTTAAACATTGTGGCCGTCAAAATCGGAATGCTCGCCAATGCAGAGATTGTAGAAGTGGTCGCCAACAAACTTCAGGCTGTTCATCCCGACCATCTGGTCATCGACCCGGTGCTATTATCAACCAGTGGCCGGAGATTACTGAGTCAGGATGCTTTGAAGCCATTACAAGAGATGCTGTTTCCAATGGCAGATTTAATCACACCAAATATTCCGGAAGCCGCGGTGCTGCTGGGCTATGCATCAGAAAATTCCGGTGATGAGTCAGCAGGGGCACGCCCCGGAATGATCGCAGATTTAAAGCGACTCGGTTTACCTGCCATTTTACTCAAAGGTGGTCATGCCGATGACCCGCATTACAGCCAAGACTGGTTGATCACAGACTCAGCAACGACCATGTTTAGTGCGCCCCGGATTCATGAATTAAACACCCACGGCACAGGCTGTACACTCTCTTCAGCGATTGCTTCTTATCTGGCCCGCGGTGATTCACTTTCTTCAGCTGTTGCAGCCGCTAAAACTTATATTTCCGGAGCCATTCGTCATGCAAACCAATTGGACGTGGGACAAGGAAAAGGACCGTTACACCATTTCTATCGATACGCTGGCGATCGATAA
- a CDS encoding winged helix-turn-helix transcriptional regulator: protein MKKRLQLEQYQRGNVFIAQCPSREVLNHITSRWGILVLVALNDGTRHRFSELRRKITGISEKMLSQTLQTLERDGFLTRIAHPVVPPHVEYQLTSHGHTVTQKAAVLVEWLEDNIIDIRQIQHQYDQARMDHESSPIKK from the coding sequence ATGAAAAAGAGACTTCAGCTTGAACAATATCAGCGCGGCAATGTTTTTATCGCGCAATGTCCTTCCCGGGAGGTGCTCAATCACATCACCAGCCGCTGGGGAATTTTGGTATTAGTCGCTTTGAATGACGGGACACGGCATCGCTTTAGCGAACTGAGAAGAAAAATTACGGGGATCAGTGAAAAGATGCTGTCGCAGACGCTGCAAACGTTGGAACGTGATGGTTTTCTGACTCGGATTGCCCATCCGGTAGTGCCGCCTCATGTTGAGTATCAACTCACCTCACATGGGCACACCGTGACCCAAAAAGCGGCGGTGCTTGTCGAATGGCTCGAAGACAATATTATCGATATCCGGCAGATTCAACATCAATATGATCAGGCGCGGATGGATCACGAATCATCTCCCATCAAAAAATAA
- a CDS encoding response regulator — MVMNVTIADDSKMSRKSVMRALPERWDVSIHEASNGKEAIHNYNQGLADVMFLDLTMPEMDGFEVLEHLHQIDAKTVVIVISADIQPYSQERVKQLGAASFIQKPLDPTQLEHVLHGVGLL, encoded by the coding sequence ATGGTGATGAATGTAACGATAGCAGATGATTCAAAAATGTCGCGTAAATCGGTGATGAGGGCGTTACCTGAGCGGTGGGATGTGAGTATCCATGAAGCGTCGAACGGGAAAGAGGCGATTCACAATTATAATCAGGGACTGGCCGATGTGATGTTTCTCGATTTAACCATGCCGGAAATGGATGGGTTTGAAGTTTTAGAGCACCTGCATCAGATTGATGCAAAAACGGTGGTGATCGTGATTAGCGCAGACATTCAGCCTTATTCTCAGGAAAGAGTCAAACAATTAGGTGCTGCATCATTTATTCAGAAGCCGTTAGACCCGACACAATTAGAACATGTATTACATGGGGTAGGATTGCTATGA
- a CDS encoding response regulator, which produces MESHATASERLTLLLLDDENDILKALNRVLRLDYDVVSFNDGREALTYLQENEVSIIISDMRMPEMDGAEFLSQAKEIAPDAIRILLTGYSDIQSTVRAVNAGGIHTYISKPWDNENLKLIVAKSAEFFRLTKEKERLSQELEERNQQLETMNQALEDSNQKLSDFNHQLELQVQERTQALSTSNTRLEMLLKSRNKTFRDILGMVTAIIQHRTGFPADHAERIANQAKSVAQRLKLPETEIGHIYLCGLMHQIGLIGARDSEIEMTKVDPESQVPISPSANAVVGATIVERIKRFEPLVEIIRHQDELFNGLGRPDHLRGPEIPIGARVIKVVKDYDFYVASPYNPKRMTTRSAQGYLKQQAGEMYDPQVVDIYLEMLKQPSQVEEGVELCIGLSEIKPGMVIKRDLYLPNGNLMLTAGNAISAVLLSRLKSIEKQTNMPITVYIG; this is translated from the coding sequence ATGGAAAGTCATGCTACAGCATCAGAACGACTGACACTGCTCTTACTGGATGATGAAAATGATATTCTGAAGGCGCTCAATCGGGTGCTGCGTCTTGATTATGATGTGGTGAGTTTTAATGATGGCCGGGAAGCCTTGACGTATTTGCAAGAGAACGAAGTATCGATCATCATCTCCGATATGCGCATGCCCGAGATGGATGGTGCGGAGTTTTTATCTCAGGCGAAAGAAATTGCGCCTGATGCCATTCGTATTCTACTGACGGGATACAGTGATATTCAGTCTACCGTGAGAGCTGTCAATGCCGGTGGCATTCATACTTATATCAGTAAACCCTGGGACAATGAAAATTTAAAATTAATCGTTGCTAAGTCCGCAGAGTTTTTCCGCTTAACCAAAGAGAAAGAACGCTTATCCCAAGAGCTTGAAGAGCGCAATCAACAGCTTGAAACGATGAATCAGGCGCTGGAAGACTCCAACCAAAAATTATCCGATTTTAATCATCAATTAGAATTACAAGTTCAAGAAAGAACCCAAGCCTTAAGTACGTCGAATACCCGGCTAGAAATGCTGTTGAAAAGCCGGAATAAAACGTTCAGAGATATTCTGGGCATGGTGACCGCGATTATTCAGCATCGGACAGGGTTCCCGGCGGATCATGCTGAGCGAATTGCCAATCAGGCGAAATCGGTCGCACAACGTCTGAAATTACCGGAGACCGAAATCGGTCATATCTATTTATGTGGTCTGATGCACCAGATTGGTCTGATTGGCGCCCGGGACTCGGAAATTGAAATGACCAAAGTTGATCCGGAAAGTCAGGTGCCGATTTCACCAAGTGCCAATGCGGTTGTCGGGGCAACCATTGTCGAGCGGATCAAGCGCTTTGAGCCGTTGGTTGAAATTATTCGCCATCAGGATGAACTCTTTAATGGCTTGGGTCGGCCGGACCATTTGCGAGGACCGGAAATACCGATCGGTGCCCGAGTGATTAAAGTGGTGAAAGACTATGATTTTTATGTCGCTTCACCTTATAACCCGAAAAGAATGACCACCCGCAGTGCACAAGGCTATCTCAAACAGCAGGCGGGGGAAATGTATGATCCTCAGGTTGTGGATATCTACCTTGAGATGCTGAAGCAACCCAGTCAGGTCGAAGAAGGGGTCGAACTCTGTATCGGGCTGAGTGAAATTAAACCGGGGATGGTTATCAAACGCGATCTCTATCTACCGAACGGTAATCTGATGCTCACCGCAGGAAACGCTATTAGTGCCGTATTACTGTCTCGACTGAAGTCGATTGAGAAACAGACCAATATGCCGATTACGGTTTATATTGGCTAA
- a CDS encoding SDR family oxidoreductase, whose protein sequence is MLAITGATGQLGRLVIEALRQEVPAAQIVAVVRDVHKAQDLAEQGIQVRYADYNQPESWREAFVGVNKVLLISSSEVGQRTGQHHTVIEAAQAANVALLAYTSILNAERSSLMLAEEHVATEALIQASGVPAVILRNGWYSENYTMGIPAILQQGVMIGCAGDGRISAAPRRDYAAAAAHVLTHEGQAGKIYELAGDHGFTLTEFAGYLSEATEQTIAYQNLSEADYIQALESAGVPAPFPMVLGNSETGAAAGDLFSASSDLSQLIGHPSTPIKVTIQETLSEIMK, encoded by the coding sequence ATGTTAGCGATTACTGGCGCAACCGGTCAGCTTGGCCGTCTCGTGATTGAAGCTTTACGGCAAGAGGTACCTGCAGCACAAATTGTCGCAGTGGTGCGTGATGTTCATAAAGCGCAGGATTTGGCCGAACAGGGCATTCAGGTACGGTATGCGGATTATAACCAACCTGAGTCATGGCGTGAGGCGTTTGTCGGTGTGAACAAAGTGCTGTTGATTTCGTCCAGTGAGGTCGGACAGCGCACGGGTCAGCATCATACTGTGATTGAAGCCGCGCAGGCTGCCAATGTTGCCTTACTGGCTTATACCAGTATTTTAAATGCTGAGCGTTCTTCCCTGATGCTGGCCGAAGAGCATGTGGCGACAGAGGCCTTGATTCAGGCATCCGGAGTCCCTGCTGTGATTTTGAGAAATGGTTGGTATTCAGAAAACTATACCATGGGGATCCCTGCGATTCTGCAACAGGGCGTGATGATTGGATGTGCCGGAGACGGTCGTATTTCTGCTGCGCCGCGCCGTGATTATGCGGCGGCCGCAGCGCATGTTCTGACACATGAAGGACAGGCCGGAAAAATCTATGAACTTGCGGGTGATCATGGTTTTACACTGACTGAATTTGCGGGCTATCTGTCTGAAGCGACAGAACAGACCATTGCTTATCAAAATTTGTCTGAAGCGGACTATATTCAGGCCTTGGAAAGTGCAGGTGTTCCGGCGCCTTTTCCGATGGTGCTGGGAAACTCTGAAACCGGCGCAGCGGCAGGCGATCTATTCAGCGCATCCAGTGATCTCAGTCAGCTCATCGGCCATCCCAGTACACCGATTAAGGTGACGATTCAAGAGACGCTGTCAGAGATTATGAAGTAG
- a CDS encoding chemotaxis protein CheC: MNTIFSADHQDALQEFMNISMGRAANKLATLLDRHVTISVPNIRLATDEDLVRLKKSEMDYYYTRQSFFGGMDGELITLLSRGGCQQIVADLNRIKGHSSDSVNGEESILDISNILSGASLRGLCEQIEVKTKIQPPVLFEPSKQPLPVSEWKLSLIMEISFLIEKDSFSARTIICFADRELDRMLERLDELL, from the coding sequence ATGAATACAATTTTTTCTGCAGATCATCAAGATGCACTCCAAGAGTTCATGAATATATCGATGGGGAGGGCCGCGAATAAGTTAGCGACCTTACTGGATCGCCATGTCACGATTTCTGTGCCGAATATCCGTTTAGCTACGGATGAAGATCTCGTCCGTCTGAAAAAGTCGGAGATGGATTACTACTATACGCGGCAATCATTTTTTGGGGGGATGGATGGTGAGTTGATTACGTTGCTCAGCCGGGGCGGATGCCAACAAATTGTGGCAGATCTGAACCGAATCAAAGGGCATAGTTCCGATTCTGTGAATGGAGAAGAAAGTATTCTGGATATTTCGAATATTTTGTCTGGGGCAAGCCTCCGGGGGTTATGTGAACAAATCGAAGTTAAAACTAAAATTCAGCCGCCAGTATTATTTGAACCCTCAAAACAACCGCTACCTGTCTCTGAATGGAAACTTTCCCTGATTATGGAAATTTCGTTTCTGATTGAAAAAGACTCGTTTTCAGCAAGAACGATCATTTGTTTTGCTGACAGGGAATTGGACAGAATGCTTGAGCGCCTAGATGAATTATTATAG
- a CDS encoding Hpt domain-containing protein: MADFQYFQPSRVAEMVGEENVGEMLRGYLTSLDGAFSELSAYWQEGDVQHVRMTSHRMKSSARFIGADELAEVLQKIETDSLNEADNICAQTTQLSVVEQWCHELTREINHYLDSES; this comes from the coding sequence ATGGCGGACTTTCAGTATTTTCAGCCATCAAGGGTTGCAGAGATGGTTGGTGAAGAGAATGTTGGTGAGATGCTTCGTGGTTATTTAACCTCACTGGACGGTGCATTTTCCGAGTTAAGCGCTTACTGGCAGGAAGGTGATGTACAACATGTCAGAATGACGTCGCACCGGATGAAATCATCCGCCCGTTTTATCGGTGCCGATGAGCTTGCGGAAGTCCTTCAGAAAATTGAAACGGATTCGCTCAATGAAGCGGATAATATATGTGCGCAGACGACTCAGCTCAGTGTGGTTGAACAATGGTGTCATGAACTGACGCGAGAGATTAACCATTATTTAGATTCTGAGAGTTAA
- a CDS encoding HDOD domain-containing protein has protein sequence MVSLEVVCVDDDEFMLKAIGRLVRRLRPEWRFLLLDEPMRWQEIMADSDIERPAIFISDLLMPKKRGDALLNEVKMNLPESIRVLLTGDTTQELPQKAHGYAHFVLPKPFTQEDFEHLFQCAERLHKMPFNAECRQKLGSLSGLPVLPNTVHELQSVIASPNCDMHLMAEVISHEPSLVARIFQIANSSYFGFRRHTDSLSEAVSRLGATLIETIAVSLLTQIPHHRVSPGQHKQVAERALKVGSVARLIAKEMNLARGEQDKVFVASLLTSIGTLIVLEEGATLENVRTYLGLQEGYYDHHVAAAYLLILWGYDIEIGDIILSQRHIDFLSQDETAVYGSIVGLAYRIEKFKTEEQFKRVAEQLPEAIGNVVLTLSALLLEAA, from the coding sequence ATGGTCAGTCTTGAAGTTGTATGTGTTGATGATGATGAGTTTATGTTGAAGGCCATTGGTCGTCTGGTGCGTCGTTTGCGTCCCGAATGGCGGTTTCTGCTGCTTGATGAGCCGATGAGATGGCAGGAGATCATGGCGGATTCAGACATTGAACGTCCGGCAATATTTATTTCTGATCTGCTGATGCCAAAGAAGCGCGGTGATGCATTACTCAATGAAGTCAAAATGAATTTGCCGGAGTCGATCCGGGTTTTGCTGACCGGTGATACAACGCAAGAGTTACCCCAAAAAGCCCACGGTTATGCCCACTTTGTTTTGCCGAAGCCATTTACTCAGGAAGATTTTGAGCACCTGTTTCAGTGTGCTGAACGTTTACATAAAATGCCGTTTAATGCCGAGTGTCGTCAGAAGTTAGGCTCGTTATCCGGTTTACCTGTCTTGCCGAATACGGTTCATGAATTGCAGAGTGTGATTGCCTCCCCCAATTGTGATATGCATTTAATGGCTGAAGTGATCAGCCATGAGCCCTCGTTAGTTGCCCGGATATTTCAAATTGCCAACTCATCATACTTCGGATTCAGAAGACATACCGATTCACTTTCAGAAGCAGTCAGCCGATTGGGAGCAACCCTGATTGAGACGATTGCTGTTTCTTTATTAACTCAAATTCCTCATCACCGGGTTTCACCGGGTCAGCATAAGCAAGTTGCCGAACGCGCTTTGAAAGTCGGATCTGTTGCGAGGCTGATCGCCAAAGAAATGAATCTTGCCCGTGGTGAACAGGATAAAGTATTTGTTGCCAGTCTCTTAACGTCTATCGGCACACTGATCGTGCTGGAAGAAGGTGCGACACTTGAAAATGTCAGAACATATCTGGGGTTACAAGAGGGCTACTATGACCACCATGTAGCGGCGGCTTATCTGTTGATTTTATGGGGGTATGATATTGAGATCGGTGACATTATTTTATCTCAGCGTCATATCGATTTTCTCAGTCAGGATGAGACGGCTGTGTATGGCAGCATTGTCGGTCTGGCTTATAGGATTGAAAAATTCAAGACGGAAGAACAATTCAAGCGAGTCGCTGAGCAATTGCCCGAAGCTATTGGCAATGTTGTATTGACGTTAAGCGCATTATTATTAGAAGCAGCATAA